From a single Pleurodeles waltl isolate 20211129_DDA chromosome 10, aPleWal1.hap1.20221129, whole genome shotgun sequence genomic region:
- the LOC138262364 gene encoding muscarinic acetylcholine receptor M4-like yields MFIAAVTGTISLVTVVGNILVMLSIKLNVKLQTINNYFLFSLACADLIVGFFSMNLYSIYNITGYWPLGPLVCDLWLALDYVVSNTSVMHLLIISFDRYFCVTKPLTYPVKRTAKMAGLMIASAWILSFVLWAPAILFWQFIDGRRTVPDGTCYIQFLSNPVVTFGTAIAAFYLPIVIMFVLYTHISTASKSRVKRSQQEVKKPKSTNQFFPKISLIEGGYFPDQKMTGMTKIANGNIEDNPFAEKKENSTEPGTLSIMQSAKEKLLCDKEILASNHSPTHQCKNQTFNLLDSKTLIQQTSNEYNTAVKILPANASNASLNRSPSNVACTFATSTQNQIRKKHQVASREKKVIRTIFAILMAFFITWTPYNVMVLINTFCQTCVPEAMWSIGYWLCYINSTINPACYALCNATFKKTFKHLLMFQYRNLCSGS; encoded by the coding sequence ATGTTCATTGCTGCTGTCACAGGCACAATCAGCCTGGTCACTGTGGTAGGCAACATTCTGGTTATGCTGTCAATCAAACTCAATGTGAAGCTGCAGACCATTAACAACTATTTCCTGTTCAGCTTGGCATGTGCAGACCTGATTGTTGGATTCTTCTCTATGAACCTATATTCAATCTACAATATCACAGGTTATTGGCCACTTGGGCCTTTGGTGTGTGACCTCTGGTTGGCTCTTGACTATGTGGTGAGCAATACATCAGTTATGCACCTGCTTATCATCAGCTTTGACAGATACTTCTGTGTCACCAAACCACTGACCTACCCAGTGAAGAGGACAGCCAAGATGGCCGGCCTGATGATAGCATCTGCCTGGATTCTGTCATTCGTGCTCTGGGCACCCGCCATCTTGTTCTGGCAGTTTATTGATGGTAGGAGGACTGTCCCTGATGGCACATGCTACATTCAATTCCTTTCTAATCCAGTAGTAACATTTGGCACTGCCATTGCTGCCTTTTACTTGCCAATAGTTATCATGTTTGTGCTGTATACACATATCTCCACTGCTAGCAAGAGCAGAGTCAAAAGAAGCCAACAGGAGGTTAAAAAACCTAAGAGCACAAATCAATTCTTCCCTAAGATATCTTTaatagaaggaggctactttccagACCAGAAAATGACAGGGATGACAAAGATTGCAAATGGGAATATTGAAGACAATCCCTTTGCTGAGAAGAAGGAAAACTCCACAGAGCCCGGCACACTTAGCATCATGCAGAGCGCAAAGGAGAAACTCTTGTGTGACAAGGAGATTCTGGCATCCAACCACAGTCCCACTCACCAGTGTAAAAATCAAACATTCAATCTGCTCGACAGCAAAACTCTTATTCAGCAAACCAGCAATGAGTACAACACAGCTGTTAAGATTTTGCCAGCTAATGCCTCCAATGCTTCCCTAAATAGAAGCCCATCCAATGTGGCATGCACATTTGCCACAAGCACCCAGAACCAGATCAGGAAGAAGCATCAAGTGGCATCCCGGGAAAAAAAAGTAATCCGGACAATCTTTGCTATTTTGATGGCGTTCTTTATCACCTGGACCCCATACAATGTCATGGTCCTAATCAACACTTTCTGTCAGACATGTGTGCCTGAGGCAATGTGGTCGATTGGGTATTGGCTTTGCTATATCAACAGCACCATCAACCCAGCTTGTTATGCACTCTGTAATGCTACCTTTAAAAAGACCTTCAAACACCTTCTAATGTTCCAATATCGTAACCTCTGCTCAGGCAGTTGA